From one Acidobacteriota bacterium genomic stretch:
- a CDS encoding heterodisulfide reductase subunit C: MDARGQAPNNSTPLLSEIYEESGEKIQNCYQCQKCSAGCPLNFAMDILPNQLFRHIQYGHRDKVLSSNTIWLCASCHTCSTRCPNQIDIAKVMDTLRAIAHRTRAESGDKNISLFHKFFLSLTKYTGRTWEPGFALYELKSGGLGGFMGWGLKAFLRGRMGLFPGFKGGAAFRNLFKEVGKGGAR; this comes from the coding sequence ATGGACGCACGCGGGCAGGCACCGAACAACAGTACCCCCCTGCTTTCAGAGATTTACGAGGAAAGCGGAGAGAAGATCCAGAACTGCTACCAGTGCCAGAAATGCTCGGCAGGATGCCCCCTCAATTTTGCCATGGATATCCTGCCCAACCAGCTGTTCCGGCACATACAGTACGGCCACCGGGACAAGGTATTGTCTTCTAACACGATATGGCTCTGCGCCTCATGCCACACCTGCAGCACCCGCTGCCCCAACCAGATCGACATCGCCAAGGTGATGGACACCCTGCGCGCCATCGCGCACCGGACGCGCGCGGAGAGCGGAGACAAGAACATTTCCCTGTTTCACAAGTTCTTCCTGAGTCTCACGAAGTACACGGGCCGCACCTGGGAGCCGGGATTTGCATTGTACGAACTGAAAAGCGGAGGCTTGGGCGGATTTATGGGATGGGGACTGAAGGCGTTTCTCAGGGGCAGGATGGGGCTTTTCCCGGGCTTCAAGGGGGGCGCGGCGTTCCGCAACCTTTTTAAAGAGGTGGGGAAAGGAGGGGCGCGATGA
- the typA gene encoding translational GTPase TypA, with protein sequence MKRDDIRNIAIIAHVDHGKTTLVDAMLRQSGTFRDNERLTERVMDSMDLERERGITIMAKNTAIRYGAVKINIVDTPGHSDFGGEVERVLKMVDGVMLLVDASEGPLPQTRFVLRKALEQNLPAIVVVNKIDRSDARPQEVVNEIYDLFIDLDAGEEQIAFPILYAVSKRGIAKRSLEDPSEDLRPLFEQILESIPAPRAIHEGRLQVLVTTLDYNDYVGRIAIGRIFSGKIAVGDTVSVCKLDGAIEKTRITKLFTFDGLKQQAVESASAGDIIALAGIEGIYIGETVADAEDPVPLPPIHVDEPTISMVFHANTSPLSGRDGKFVTSRHIRARLEKETLGNVAIRVSETDVVDSFRVSGRGELQLAILIEMMRREEYELQVSKPQVITRTIDGVLMEPIELVVIDCPENFIGVVTEALGRRKGKLSKIVDHGAGRVRIDFEVPSRGLIGFRSEFLTDTKGTGLLNSMFLRWGPWMGEIANRLNGALVADRAGKATSYALYNLQERGELFVRPGTEVYEGMIIGENARTVDLDVNVTKEKKLTNMRASTADEAIRLIPFRDLSLEQALEFINDDELVEITPKTIRLRKKALSVHDR encoded by the coding sequence ATGAAAAGAGACGACATCCGGAACATCGCCATCATCGCCCACGTCGACCACGGGAAGACCACCCTGGTGGACGCCATGCTCCGGCAGAGCGGCACCTTTCGCGACAACGAGCGCCTGACCGAAAGGGTCATGGACAGCATGGACCTGGAGCGGGAGCGCGGGATCACGATCATGGCCAAGAACACCGCCATCCGCTACGGGGCGGTCAAGATCAACATCGTGGACACCCCCGGGCACTCCGATTTCGGCGGGGAGGTCGAACGGGTGCTCAAGATGGTGGACGGGGTGATGCTCCTGGTGGACGCCTCGGAGGGGCCGCTGCCGCAGACGCGGTTCGTGCTCCGGAAGGCGCTCGAGCAGAACCTCCCCGCCATTGTCGTCGTCAACAAGATCGACCGGTCCGACGCCCGCCCGCAGGAGGTGGTCAACGAGATCTACGACCTCTTCATCGACCTCGACGCGGGGGAGGAGCAGATCGCCTTCCCCATCCTTTACGCGGTCAGCAAGCGCGGCATCGCCAAGCGGAGCCTGGAGGACCCCTCGGAGGACCTCCGCCCCCTGTTCGAGCAGATCCTCGAGTCCATCCCCGCGCCCCGGGCGATCCATGAGGGCCGCCTCCAGGTCCTGGTGACGACGCTCGACTACAACGACTACGTGGGGCGGATCGCCATCGGCAGGATCTTTTCGGGGAAGATAGCGGTCGGGGACACCGTTTCGGTCTGCAAGCTCGACGGCGCGATCGAGAAGACCCGCATCACCAAGCTCTTCACCTTCGACGGGCTGAAGCAGCAGGCGGTCGAGTCCGCCTCCGCCGGGGACATCATCGCCCTGGCCGGGATCGAGGGGATCTATATCGGCGAAACGGTCGCCGACGCCGAAGACCCCGTCCCGCTCCCCCCCATCCACGTGGACGAGCCGACCATTTCCATGGTCTTTCACGCCAACACCTCCCCCCTGTCGGGACGGGACGGGAAATTCGTGACCTCGCGCCATATCCGGGCCCGCCTGGAGAAGGAGACGCTGGGGAACGTCGCCATCCGGGTTTCCGAAACGGACGTGGTGGACAGCTTCAGGGTTTCCGGGCGGGGGGAACTGCAGCTGGCCATCCTGATCGAGATGATGCGGCGCGAGGAGTACGAACTGCAGGTGTCCAAGCCCCAGGTGATCACCCGCACCATCGACGGGGTCCTCATGGAGCCGATCGAGCTGGTGGTCATCGACTGCCCGGAGAATTTCATCGGCGTGGTCACCGAGGCCCTCGGGCGGCGCAAGGGGAAGCTGTCCAAGATCGTGGACCACGGCGCCGGCCGCGTGCGGATCGATTTCGAGGTCCCCTCGCGCGGGCTGATCGGCTTCCGCTCGGAGTTTCTGACCGACACCAAGGGGACCGGCCTGCTCAACTCCATGTTCCTCCGCTGGGGGCCCTGGATGGGGGAGATCGCCAACCGGCTCAACGGGGCGCTGGTGGCGGACCGGGCGGGGAAGGCCACCAGCTACGCCCTGTACAACCTGCAGGAGCGGGGGGAACTGTTCGTGCGCCCCGGGACGGAGGTGTACGAGGGGATGATCATCGGGGAGAACGCCCGCACGGTCGACCTGGACGTCAATGTGACCAAGGAGAAGAAGCTGACCAACATGCGCGCGTCGACGGCCGACGAGGCGATCCGGCTGATCCCCTTCCGCGACCTTTCGCTCGAGCAGGCCCTCGAGTTCATCAACGACGACGAACTGGTCGAGATCACGCCGAAGACGATCCGCCTGCGCAAGAAGGCCCTCTCCGTCCACGACCGGTAA
- a CDS encoding MFS transporter gives MEKSGKAPGPEGREEGGAGKAPGAGRPRSFFLSSLPFFILAHATHHLLTALPQPMQPFIQDEFRLSKAQLGGVAAAFSLSSGASQLPAGWLADRIGPTWLITIGVLGVGLGGLLVGVSRTYLMLLAALVFMGLAAGGYHPASTPLISLSVPPHQRGRALGLHLIGGNSSFFLAPLIAGGIAAAWGWRASFVTLAVPTVVLGLAFFLYLRKRYGRAHVEAMKRRQMEERPPQPGYRRRLAAFLTMMVIGGGAGATVNSFLPVYIKEVLGASNEVSAMSLSIIFSSGMWAGPLGGWLADRIGCTRVVIATGILGGLVIFALRAVSLGWGLWIVLWVMGVIQAMRFPVTEMFIMNQSPAAHRSTLYGVYYSTMQYTGAIFAPVMGALIDRFGYAAMFHFAAWAVTLVAVVTALFIRDAKD, from the coding sequence ATGGAAAAGAGCGGGAAGGCGCCTGGACCGGAGGGACGGGAGGAGGGAGGCGCCGGGAAGGCTCCGGGGGCCGGCCGGCCCCGCTCCTTTTTCCTCTCCTCTCTCCCCTTTTTCATCCTGGCCCACGCCACGCACCACCTGCTGACGGCGCTGCCGCAGCCGATGCAACCCTTCATCCAGGACGAATTCCGGCTGAGCAAGGCGCAGCTGGGCGGGGTGGCCGCGGCGTTTTCGCTCTCGAGCGGCGCCTCGCAGCTCCCGGCCGGGTGGCTGGCCGACCGCATCGGCCCCACCTGGCTCATCACCATCGGCGTGCTGGGGGTCGGCCTGGGGGGCCTGCTCGTCGGCGTGTCCCGCACCTACCTGATGCTGCTTGCGGCCCTCGTCTTCATGGGACTCGCCGCCGGCGGCTACCACCCGGCCTCCACCCCGCTGATTTCGCTCTCCGTCCCCCCCCACCAGCGCGGCCGGGCCCTGGGGCTGCACCTGATCGGCGGCAACTCCAGCTTCTTCCTCGCCCCCCTCATCGCCGGGGGGATCGCGGCGGCCTGGGGCTGGCGCGCCAGCTTCGTCACCCTGGCCGTCCCCACGGTGGTCCTGGGGCTGGCCTTCTTCCTCTACCTGAGAAAGCGGTACGGGCGGGCGCATGTCGAGGCGATGAAGCGGAGGCAAATGGAGGAGCGTCCGCCGCAGCCGGGGTACCGGCGGCGGCTGGCCGCCTTCCTGACCATGATGGTGATCGGCGGGGGCGCGGGAGCCACCGTCAACTCCTTCCTCCCGGTCTACATCAAGGAGGTGCTGGGCGCCTCCAACGAGGTCTCGGCGATGTCGCTGTCCATCATCTTCTCATCGGGGATGTGGGCGGGCCCGCTGGGGGGATGGCTGGCCGACCGCATCGGCTGCACCCGGGTCGTCATCGCCACGGGGATCCTGGGGGGGCTGGTGATCTTCGCCCTGCGGGCGGTCTCGCTCGGCTGGGGACTCTGGATCGTGCTCTGGGTGATGGGGGTGATCCAGGCGATGCGGTTCCCGGTCACCGAGATGTTCATCATGAACCAGTCCCCGGCCGCCCACCGCTCCACCCTGTACGGGGTCTACTATTCGACCATGCAGTACACCGGCGCCATCTTCGCCCCGGTCATGGGGGCCCTCATCGACCGCTTCGGGTACGCGGCCATGTTCCACTTCGCCGCCTGGGCCGTCACCCTCGTCGCCGTCGTCACCGCCCTCTTCATCCGGGACGCGAAGGACTGA
- a CDS encoding NAD-dependent epimerase/dehydratase family protein, which translates to MKTALVCGAGGFIGGHLVGRLKREGYRVRGVDLKYPEFRRTPADDFVIGDLRDPALCREILDRPYDEVYQLAADMGGAGYVFSGAHDADIMSHSAAINLNVLRRCLEAGAGKVFYSSSACVYPGYNQQDPSSPLCREDSAYPADPDSEYGWEKLFSERLYLAFRRNHGLQVRIARFHNIFGPEGAWTGGREKAPAAICRKVAEAGDGGAVEIWGDGRQTRSFLHIDECLEGVRRLMDSGLTGPVNIGSEEMVSIDELAEMVIGISGKRLSLRHVEGPLGVRGRNSDNTLIRARLGWAPSAPLVDGLRSLYAWIRQQVEGGGGA; encoded by the coding sequence ATGAAGACGGCGCTGGTTTGCGGGGCGGGCGGGTTCATCGGGGGCCATCTGGTCGGAAGGCTGAAGCGGGAGGGCTACCGGGTCCGGGGAGTGGACCTGAAATACCCGGAGTTCCGCCGGACCCCCGCCGATGATTTCGTCATCGGGGATCTCCGCGACCCGGCGCTGTGCCGGGAAATCCTGGACCGCCCGTATGACGAGGTCTATCAACTCGCGGCCGACATGGGGGGCGCCGGCTATGTGTTCTCCGGCGCGCATGACGCGGATATCATGAGCCATTCGGCCGCCATCAACCTGAACGTGCTCCGCCGCTGCCTGGAGGCGGGGGCCGGGAAGGTGTTCTATTCCTCCTCGGCCTGCGTCTACCCGGGGTATAACCAGCAGGACCCCTCCAGCCCCCTCTGCCGCGAGGATTCGGCCTATCCCGCCGATCCCGACAGCGAGTACGGCTGGGAGAAGCTCTTCAGCGAGCGGCTCTATCTGGCCTTCCGGCGCAATCACGGCCTGCAGGTCAGGATCGCCCGTTTCCACAACATCTTCGGGCCCGAGGGGGCGTGGACCGGCGGCAGGGAAAAGGCGCCCGCGGCCATCTGCCGCAAGGTGGCCGAAGCCGGGGACGGCGGGGCGGTCGAGATCTGGGGGGACGGTCGCCAGACCCGGTCCTTCCTGCATATCGACGAGTGCCTGGAAGGGGTCCGGAGGCTCATGGACTCCGGGCTGACGGGGCCGGTCAACATCGGTTCCGAGGAGATGGTCAGCATCGACGAGCTGGCGGAAATGGTGATCGGCATATCGGGCAAGCGGTTGTCTCTCCGCCATGTCGAGGGCCCCCTCGGGGTGCGCGGCAGGAATTCGGACAACACCCTCATCAGGGCAAGGCTGGGCTGGGCGCCTTCGGCCCCCCTGGTCGACGGTCTCAGGAGTCTGTACGCATGGATACGGCAGCAGGTCGAAGGGGGGGGCGGGGCCTGA
- a CDS encoding alpha-1,2-fucosyltransferase, with amino-acid sequence MDTAAGRRGGRGLILVRLRGGLGNQLFQYALGRHLSIIHDRPLLLDTSEYRAAGPDPRKGIRVYCLQHFNIRAGIAGPDETAPFRRYYRPDLLSRVLRRAGGLGFVYGHTYVYRSFRQAHVHYPRVLERRPRGVYYLDGYWQLERYFAASESILREELVLGEAPDDYNRRMLERIDAAESVCVHIRHGDNAYGYSPQHGVLPPDYYARAIDDLARAVPDPRFFVFSDDPEWARENVRPGGDTTYVDGNGDERNYEDLRLMGRCRHHITANSTFSWWGAWLGRRPGQRVYAPGRYFMHLEVPIGGYYPESWNIIDV; translated from the coding sequence ATGGATACGGCAGCAGGTCGAAGGGGGGGGCGGGGCCTGATTCTGGTGCGCCTGCGCGGCGGGCTGGGCAACCAGCTCTTTCAGTACGCGCTGGGGCGCCACCTCTCCATCATCCATGACAGGCCGCTCCTGCTGGACACCAGCGAATACCGGGCGGCCGGTCCCGACCCGCGGAAGGGGATCCGGGTCTATTGCCTGCAGCATTTCAATATCCGGGCGGGGATCGCCGGGCCTGACGAGACGGCGCCCTTCCGGAGATATTACCGGCCGGACCTCCTCTCGCGCGTCCTGCGCCGCGCGGGAGGCCTGGGATTCGTGTACGGTCACACCTATGTCTACAGGTCTTTCCGGCAGGCGCATGTCCACTATCCGCGCGTCCTGGAGCGAAGGCCCCGGGGAGTGTACTACCTGGACGGCTACTGGCAGCTGGAGAGGTATTTCGCCGCCAGCGAGTCCATCCTGCGCGAGGAACTGGTCCTCGGGGAGGCTCCCGACGACTACAACCGGCGGATGCTGGAGCGGATCGATGCGGCGGAATCGGTCTGCGTTCATATCCGGCACGGGGACAACGCCTACGGGTATTCCCCGCAGCACGGGGTCCTGCCGCCGGATTATTACGCCCGGGCGATCGACGACCTGGCCCGGGCCGTGCCCGATCCCCGATTCTTCGTCTTCTCGGACGACCCGGAATGGGCCAGGGAAAACGTGCGCCCGGGCGGCGACACCACCTATGTCGACGGCAACGGCGACGAGAGGAACTACGAGGACCTGAGGCTCATGGGACGCTGCCGGCATCACATCACGGCCAACAGCACCTTCAGCTGGTGGGGGGCGTGGCTCGGGCGGAGGCCGGGGCAGCGGGTGTACGCTCCCGGCCGCTATTTCATGCACCTGGAGGTCCCGATCGGCGGCTACTACCCCGAGTCGTGGAACATCATCGATGTCTAG
- a CDS encoding alpha/beta fold hydrolase: MAKDPTRAFIHGLESSSRGNKGRFFSERFPDMIVEDFPGSFEQRMDRLERLLEGRAPLILVGSSYGGLMAAVYACRHETRVARLVLLAPALHLEPLEPYRDRTLHMPVTIFHGRSDDVVPLDAVRPVALRLFADHRLHVVEDDHPLSATFATFDWDALLGTSP; this comes from the coding sequence ATGGCGAAAGATCCGACGCGCGCCTTCATTCACGGCCTGGAAAGCTCCAGCCGGGGAAACAAGGGGCGCTTCTTCAGCGAGCGCTTCCCCGACATGATCGTCGAGGATTTCCCGGGCTCGTTCGAGCAAAGGATGGACAGGCTCGAGCGGCTGCTCGAGGGCCGGGCGCCCCTGATCCTGGTCGGCTCGAGCTACGGCGGGCTGATGGCCGCCGTCTACGCCTGCCGGCACGAGACCCGGGTCGCGCGCCTCGTCCTCCTGGCCCCCGCCCTGCACCTGGAACCGCTCGAACCCTACCGGGACCGGACGCTCCACATGCCCGTGACGATCTTCCACGGCAGGAGCGATGACGTGGTCCCCCTCGATGCCGTCCGCCCCGTAGCCCTCCGCCTCTTCGCGGACCACCGGCTGCACGTCGTCGAGGACGACCACCCCCTGTCCGCCACCTTCGCCACCTTCGACTGGGACGCGTTATTGGGGACGTCCCCCTAG
- a CDS encoding TraB/GumN family protein — protein MRRNGWRGCRGAVFCLALVLLGTSSAGSAAAKNFLWEVTSDKATVYLFGSIHYAKADMYPLDEAIEDAFARSPNLVLEINPLEIDQAGLARQILAEGMYTGKRTIKDDLSPEVFAMLEEYARRAGLPIEAFLGMKPAVLTLTLSSLEFTRQGYDPQQGIDIYFARKAGDSKPILELETVREQLDMLLGLPDASLLLMYTIRDLERVGEQIDEIVKLWKAGDADGMDEAMIGESLREEPRVAPILEKILFERNVTMTEKIKEHLSAGRSCFVVVGAAHFVGDRGIVRLLEKEGYRVRQF, from the coding sequence ATGCGAAGGAACGGGTGGCGGGGGTGCAGGGGGGCGGTCTTCTGCCTGGCGCTGGTTCTGCTGGGGACTTCATCGGCCGGGAGCGCGGCGGCGAAGAACTTCCTCTGGGAGGTGACATCGGACAAGGCGACGGTCTACCTGTTCGGGTCGATCCATTACGCGAAGGCCGACATGTACCCGCTCGACGAGGCGATCGAGGACGCCTTCGCCCGTTCGCCCAACCTGGTGCTCGAGATCAACCCGCTCGAGATCGACCAGGCCGGGCTCGCGCGGCAGATCCTGGCCGAAGGGATGTACACGGGGAAGCGGACGATCAAGGACGATCTCAGCCCGGAGGTGTTCGCCATGCTCGAGGAATACGCGCGCCGCGCCGGTCTCCCCATCGAGGCGTTCCTCGGCATGAAACCCGCGGTCCTCACCCTCACCCTCTCGTCGCTCGAATTCACGCGGCAGGGGTACGACCCCCAGCAGGGGATCGACATCTACTTCGCCCGGAAGGCGGGGGACTCCAAGCCGATTCTCGAACTGGAAACGGTCAGGGAGCAGCTGGACATGCTGCTTGGCCTCCCCGACGCCAGCCTGCTGCTGATGTACACCATCCGGGACCTGGAGCGGGTGGGGGAACAGATCGACGAGATCGTGAAGCTCTGGAAGGCGGGGGACGCCGACGGGATGGACGAGGCGATGATCGGGGAGAGCCTCAGGGAGGAGCCCAGGGTCGCCCCGATCCTGGAAAAGATCCTTTTTGAACGCAACGTCACGATGACGGAGAAGATCAAGGAGCACCTGTCGGCCGGCAGAAGCTGCTTCGTCGTCGTGGGCGCCGCCCATTTCGTCGGCGACCGCGGCATCGTGCGCCTGCTCGAGAAGGAGGGCTACCGGGTCCGGCAGTTCTAG
- a CDS encoding endo-1,4-beta-xylanase, producing the protein MPMSRRRFCTQSMAVLSLAALSKKRALAEALGSTGLGDLYRGDFLIGTAVSNRTLETQDRGMLDLVAREFSAVTAENCMKWGQVHPEAGRWEWELPDRLVRFASGHGMYILGHTLVWHSQTSRDLFQAPSGGGRISRDDLLRKMEEHIRTLVGRYKGKVAAWDVVNEAVDEDKGWRRSPWLEILGPEFLERGFHWAHEVDPAARLLYNDYNMHNPGKAKFVAEFVRDFKKRGVPIHGVGMQAHVMLDSPSIAELEASIRLFAEAGVQVHITELDVDVLPGREGSATSEISTRVGYSAELNPWPDGLPAEMERRLARRYEELFRLFLKYRDRIDRVTTWGTSDDETWKNNFPVPGRTNYPLLFDRKKQPKGAYRAVAALKKSG; encoded by the coding sequence ATGCCGATGTCACGCCGCCGTTTCTGCACGCAGTCGATGGCCGTCCTGTCTCTGGCCGCCCTCTCGAAAAAACGCGCACTGGCCGAGGCGCTCGGCTCCACCGGCCTCGGGGACCTCTACCGGGGGGACTTTCTGATCGGGACCGCCGTCAGCAACCGCACCCTCGAGACCCAGGACCGCGGCATGCTGGACCTCGTCGCGCGCGAGTTCAGCGCGGTCACGGCCGAAAACTGCATGAAGTGGGGGCAGGTGCACCCCGAGGCCGGGCGCTGGGAGTGGGAGCTCCCCGACCGGCTGGTCCGCTTCGCGTCCGGGCACGGGATGTACATCCTCGGGCACACCCTCGTGTGGCATTCGCAGACGTCGCGCGACCTTTTCCAGGCGCCCTCCGGCGGGGGACGGATCTCGCGCGACGACCTGCTCCGGAAAATGGAAGAGCACATCCGCACCCTGGTCGGGCGCTACAAAGGGAAAGTCGCCGCCTGGGACGTGGTCAACGAGGCGGTCGACGAGGACAAGGGGTGGCGCCGGAGCCCCTGGCTGGAGATCCTGGGCCCGGAGTTCCTGGAGCGGGGGTTTCACTGGGCGCACGAGGTCGACCCCGCGGCGCGCCTCCTCTACAACGACTACAACATGCACAACCCCGGGAAGGCGAAGTTCGTGGCGGAGTTCGTCCGCGACTTCAAGAAACGCGGGGTGCCGATCCACGGCGTGGGGATGCAGGCCCACGTGATGCTCGACTCCCCCTCGATCGCGGAACTCGAGGCCAGCATCCGCCTCTTCGCCGAGGCGGGCGTGCAGGTACATATCACCGAGCTGGACGTGGACGTCCTGCCGGGGAGGGAGGGGTCCGCCACCTCCGAGATCTCCACCCGGGTCGGGTACTCGGCCGAACTCAACCCCTGGCCCGACGGCCTCCCCGCGGAGATGGAGCGGCGCCTGGCCCGGCGCTACGAGGAGCTGTTCCGCCTCTTCCTGAAGTACCGGGACCGGATCGACCGCGTCACCACCTGGGGGACAAGCGACGACGAGACGTGGAAGAACAACTTCCCGGTCCCCGGCCGCACCAACTACCCGCTCCTGTTCGACCGGAAGAAGCAGCCGAAGGGGGCTTATCGCGCCGTGGCCGCGCTGAAGAAGTCCGGCTAG
- the shc gene encoding squalene--hopene cyclase has translation MREPLAIVSNPDVVIEETAPAARTVVRASAHEVRETAVRAARTLASKQYEEGYWVGDLTADSTLQSDYILLQMWLHPADADGSWNPPTLTRVRKAARAILDAQRPDGGWNTYEPGPSEINATVRAYSMLKMTGMSPEDPRMKRARELVLKLGGLQACNSYTKINYSFFDLFPRKYCPTIPPEILILPGNLLYEMSSWTRTIIVPLSIIQAIGKTRPTPGGMRIDELMHPHRKLALHRRDRIGNIFIKADTLFKRWERQSVQKIRGRALREAEHWMLDRLQFSDGLGAIYPAMMYAIMAMDSLGYERDHPDLVQAIGQFDGLMLEGEESLIFQPCKSPVWDTAIAAFALGELGEADPARMTAAADWLLDREIRRKGDWAAKRPGLTPSGWVFEFANEFYPDMDDTAMVLLALLHARASDPQRQARAERRAVRWLLGMQSSDGGWAAFDVDNNWEIFNSIPFADHNAMLDPTCPDITGRALESLCRRGFKYTDSPVARGIDFLLRHQEINGSWFGRWGVNYVYGTFLAIRGLAATGAPHAKTAIALAARWLREVQNPDGGWGESCLGYHTRRFEPAESTPTQTAWAVLGLIAAGEVYCSAVQKGIRWLQERQRPDGSWDESVTTGTGFPQVFYIHYHLYRDYFPILALGTYARRAEAQPAGDRVQ, from the coding sequence ATGCGCGAACCTCTGGCTATCGTATCCAATCCCGATGTCGTCATTGAAGAAACGGCGCCCGCCGCCCGGACCGTCGTGCGCGCCTCCGCCCACGAGGTCCGGGAGACCGCCGTCCGGGCGGCCCGGACCCTCGCATCCAAACAGTACGAGGAAGGGTATTGGGTGGGGGACCTGACGGCCGACTCCACCCTGCAGTCGGATTACATCCTGCTGCAGATGTGGCTCCACCCGGCCGATGCGGACGGCTCCTGGAACCCTCCCACCCTGACCAGGGTCCGCAAGGCCGCGCGCGCCATCCTGGACGCCCAGCGCCCGGACGGCGGCTGGAACACCTACGAACCCGGGCCGTCGGAGATCAACGCCACCGTGCGCGCCTACAGCATGCTCAAGATGACGGGGATGTCGCCCGAAGACCCGCGCATGAAGCGGGCGCGGGAACTCGTCCTCAAGCTGGGGGGGCTCCAGGCCTGCAACAGCTACACGAAGATCAACTACAGCTTCTTCGACCTCTTCCCCCGGAAATACTGTCCCACGATCCCTCCCGAGATCCTGATCCTCCCGGGCAACCTCCTGTACGAGATGTCCTCATGGACCCGGACCATCATCGTCCCCCTGTCCATCATCCAGGCCATCGGCAAGACCCGGCCGACGCCGGGGGGGATGCGGATCGACGAACTGATGCACCCGCACCGCAAGCTCGCGCTCCATCGCCGGGACCGGATCGGCAACATCTTCATCAAGGCCGACACCCTGTTCAAGCGCTGGGAGCGCCAGAGCGTCCAGAAGATCCGCGGGCGCGCGCTGCGGGAAGCGGAGCACTGGATGCTCGACCGTTTGCAGTTCAGCGACGGCCTGGGGGCCATCTACCCGGCGATGATGTACGCCATCATGGCCATGGACTCGCTCGGCTACGAGCGCGACCACCCCGATCTCGTGCAGGCGATCGGGCAGTTCGACGGCCTGATGCTGGAGGGGGAGGAAAGCCTGATCTTCCAGCCCTGTAAATCGCCGGTCTGGGACACGGCCATCGCCGCCTTCGCCCTGGGGGAACTCGGCGAAGCGGACCCCGCCCGGATGACGGCGGCCGCCGACTGGCTGCTCGACCGGGAAATCCGGCGCAAGGGGGACTGGGCGGCCAAGCGCCCCGGTCTGACCCCGTCCGGGTGGGTTTTCGAGTTCGCCAACGAGTTCTACCCCGACATGGACGACACGGCCATGGTCCTGCTGGCGCTGCTGCACGCCCGGGCGAGCGACCCCCAGCGGCAGGCGCGCGCCGAGCGCCGCGCCGTCCGCTGGCTGCTGGGGATGCAGAGCAGCGACGGCGGCTGGGCCGCCTTCGACGTCGACAACAACTGGGAGATCTTCAACAGCATCCCCTTCGCCGACCACAACGCCATGCTCGACCCGACCTGCCCCGACATCACGGGGCGCGCGCTGGAGTCGCTCTGCCGCCGCGGTTTCAAGTACACCGACTCCCCTGTCGCCCGGGGGATCGACTTCCTGCTCCGGCACCAGGAAATCAACGGGAGCTGGTTCGGCCGCTGGGGGGTCAACTACGTCTACGGCACCTTCCTGGCCATCCGCGGCCTCGCCGCCACGGGCGCCCCCCACGCGAAAACGGCCATCGCGCTCGCCGCGCGCTGGCTCCGGGAGGTTCAGAACCCGGACGGGGGGTGGGGCGAAAGCTGCCTCGGCTACCACACCCGGCGTTTCGAGCCCGCCGAGAGCACCCCCACGCAGACCGCCTGGGCCGTCCTGGGGCTGATCGCCGCCGGGGAAGTCTACTGCTCGGCGGTCCAGAAGGGGATCCGCTGGCTCCAGGAGCGCCAGCGCCCCGACGGTTCCTGGGACGAGTCGGTCACCACCGGGACCGGTTTCCCGCAGGTCTTCTACATCCATTACCATCTCTACCGGGACTACTTCCCCATCCTGGCGCTGGGGACCTACGCCAGACGCGCCGAAGCCCAGCCGGCCGGGGACAGGGTCCAGTAA